A section of the Rummeliibacillus pycnus genome encodes:
- a CDS encoding acetolactate synthase large subunit, translating to MKASDLFVRCLENEGVEYIFGIPGEENTDLVDSLIGSNINFILVHHEQAAAFMADVYGRLTGKPGVCLATLGPGATNLLTGIGDAYLDYSPVVAITGQAGLERIHKRSHQYIDIIGMFEEVTKWSQQIRVPETIPEIIRKAFKIALLDKPGAVHVELPENIAMMDAEGEPLPITPMPISCPANEQIQKAAELINQAKRPLILVGNGVIRDGATEELRRFAEAKQIPVVNTFMAKGVLPSNHPLTLYTVGMQVKDYVLCGFDLADVIITIGYDIVEYLPKYWNDEAKNPVIHIDSMPAEVDAYYPIQAELVGDIKKTIEALHSHVHERELCPKIVSLKAQLDEKMHASDEVEGSPIIPQRIIADIKKAEKGKAIILSDVGAHKLWVARMYQPENPNHTIISNGFASMGIAVPGAIAAKLAHPDKPVIAITGDGGFLMNGVEIATAKRLGLAFVIVIFHDSKYGLIEWKQLNKFNRSNAITFEDPDFIEFAKSFGAKGVKVKHSKDLLSALEEAIKSSDIVLIDVDVDYSENIELSKKLGDYICNL from the coding sequence TTGAAGGCTTCAGATTTGTTTGTACGCTGTTTAGAAAATGAAGGAGTAGAGTACATTTTTGGAATTCCTGGTGAGGAAAACACAGACCTTGTAGATTCTCTTATTGGTTCAAATATAAATTTTATCTTAGTGCACCATGAACAAGCAGCTGCTTTTATGGCAGATGTATATGGTCGTTTGACAGGAAAACCAGGAGTTTGTTTAGCTACCCTAGGTCCTGGTGCGACAAACCTTTTAACTGGAATTGGTGATGCCTATCTAGATTATTCACCTGTTGTGGCGATTACGGGACAAGCTGGTCTTGAACGTATTCATAAGCGATCACATCAATATATAGACATTATTGGTATGTTCGAAGAAGTGACGAAATGGAGCCAACAAATTCGAGTGCCCGAAACAATTCCGGAGATTATTCGTAAAGCTTTTAAAATAGCCTTACTCGATAAACCAGGTGCTGTCCATGTGGAATTACCAGAAAATATTGCGATGATGGATGCTGAAGGGGAACCATTACCGATTACTCCAATGCCAATTTCTTGTCCAGCTAATGAGCAAATTCAAAAAGCGGCAGAATTGATCAATCAAGCAAAAAGGCCACTCATATTGGTTGGTAATGGAGTAATCCGTGATGGTGCTACAGAGGAATTACGAAGATTTGCTGAAGCAAAGCAAATTCCTGTTGTGAATACATTTATGGCAAAAGGTGTATTACCATCTAATCATCCACTAACTTTATATACAGTTGGGATGCAAGTGAAAGACTATGTACTTTGTGGCTTTGATTTAGCCGATGTCATTATTACGATTGGTTATGATATTGTCGAATACTTACCAAAATATTGGAACGACGAGGCAAAGAATCCTGTCATTCATATTGATAGTATGCCTGCAGAAGTAGATGCCTATTACCCAATCCAAGCGGAATTAGTTGGAGATATTAAAAAGACGATTGAAGCATTACATTCACATGTTCATGAAAGAGAGCTTTGTCCCAAAATAGTAAGTTTAAAAGCGCAATTGGATGAAAAAATGCATGCATCTGATGAAGTAGAAGGTAGTCCTATTATTCCTCAACGAATAATCGCAGATATTAAAAAAGCAGAAAAAGGCAAAGCTATTATTCTTTCAGATGTAGGTGCTCACAAACTTTGGGTAGCAAGAATGTATCAACCTGAAAATCCGAATCACACAATTATTTCGAATGGCTTTGCCTCTATGGGAATTGCAGTACCAGGGGCAATTGCAGCAAAGTTAGCTCATCCAGATAAGCCTGTTATTGCTATTACGGGTGATGGAGGCTTTCTCATGAACGGTGTTGAAATTGCTACTGCAAAACGACTTGGACTTGCATTCGTGATTGTCATTTTTCACGATTCAAAGTATGGTTTGATCGAATGGAAACAATTAAATAAATTTAACCGTTCAAATGCTATCACATTTGAAGATCCAGATTTTATAGAATTCGCTAAAAGCTTTGGTGCAAAGGGAGTAAAAGTGAAGCACTCAAAGGATTTACTCTCAGCTCTAGAAGAAGCAATAAAAAGTTCCGATATTGTATTAATTGATGTAGACGTTGATTACTCCGAAAACATCGAACTATCCAAAAAACTTGGTGATTATATATGTAACTTGTAA
- a CDS encoding aldehyde dehydrogenase family protein — protein sequence MKQKWQLWIGGKWREAKTYEPLLNPHTNEELTQIGQAEAADAVEAVVEAHAAFQNFRTFPAHARAKILARAATIMEERSEEYAKLISLESAKTIRNAREEINRTVQTYRFAAEAAKNNYGEQIPMDAAEGGEKRFGFTIKTPIGVVTAITPFNFPFNLVAHKVGPAIAAGNSIVLKPAEQTPLSALALAEIFKEAGLPDGVLNIIPGKGDVLSEVLTTHPYVKKVTFTGSVEVGHIIQQQAGFRKLTLELGSNSPFIIDEGVNIDKVIERSVLGSFSNNGQVCISIQRIYVHQSMYKQFLERFVSRTKQLVIGSPLDENTNITAVISKKSLDRIKSWIDEAVQEGAKIECGGKVEGNILYPTVLTNVNRDSKVFRFEVFGPVVCIFPFATIDDAIKDANDSRYGLNSGVMTPSIERAFYVAERLETGGVIVNDIPTYRIDNMPYGGWKDSGVGREGIKYAMQEMMEQKFISFKTGD from the coding sequence ATGAAACAAAAATGGCAATTGTGGATTGGCGGAAAATGGCGAGAAGCAAAGACCTATGAACCATTATTGAATCCGCATACAAATGAAGAACTAACACAAATTGGACAAGCTGAAGCTGCAGACGCAGTGGAAGCGGTAGTAGAGGCACATGCTGCTTTTCAAAACTTTAGAACTTTTCCAGCACATGCTCGAGCAAAAATATTAGCAAGAGCGGCAACAATTATGGAAGAACGTAGCGAAGAATACGCTAAGCTCATTTCGTTAGAATCGGCTAAAACAATTCGTAATGCACGTGAGGAAATCAATCGTACCGTGCAAACATATCGTTTTGCAGCAGAGGCTGCAAAGAATAATTATGGTGAACAAATTCCGATGGATGCAGCAGAAGGCGGAGAGAAGCGTTTTGGCTTTACGATTAAAACGCCAATTGGAGTCGTAACTGCTATTACGCCTTTTAATTTTCCTTTTAATCTCGTAGCTCATAAAGTTGGTCCAGCAATAGCAGCTGGCAATTCGATTGTTTTAAAACCAGCTGAACAAACACCCCTCAGTGCATTAGCATTAGCTGAAATTTTTAAAGAAGCAGGGCTTCCGGATGGAGTATTGAACATTATCCCTGGAAAAGGCGATGTACTAAGTGAAGTCTTAACGACTCATCCCTATGTCAAAAAAGTAACGTTTACTGGTAGTGTTGAGGTGGGGCATATTATCCAACAACAAGCAGGTTTTCGTAAATTGACGCTTGAATTAGGATCTAATTCGCCTTTTATTATTGATGAAGGCGTGAATATTGACAAAGTCATTGAACGAAGTGTTTTAGGGTCTTTTTCAAACAATGGTCAAGTTTGTATCTCTATTCAGAGAATTTATGTACATCAATCAATGTATAAACAATTCTTAGAACGATTTGTAAGTAGGACAAAACAACTTGTAATTGGTTCGCCTTTGGATGAAAACACCAATATTACAGCCGTTATTTCGAAAAAATCGTTAGATCGTATAAAAAGCTGGATAGATGAAGCTGTGCAAGAGGGAGCAAAAATTGAGTGTGGTGGCAAAGTTGAAGGAAATATTTTGTATCCAACTGTTTTAACAAATGTCAATCGTGATTCTAAAGTATTTCGTTTTGAAGTATTTGGGCCGGTTGTGTGTATTTTCCCATTTGCTACAATAGATGATGCGATCAAGGATGCTAATGATTCACGTTATGGCTTAAATTCAGGTGTGATGACACCAAGTATTGAACGAGCATTCTATGTAGCAGAACGTCTTGAAACAGGAGGCGTAATTGTAAATGATATTCCAACATATCGAATCGACAATATGCCTTATGGTGGATGGAAAGACAGTGGAGTGGGTAGAGAAGGTATAAAATACGCCATGCAAGAAATGATGGAACAAAAATTTATAAGTTTTAAAACGGGCGATTAA
- the queC gene encoding 7-cyano-7-deazaguanine synthase QueC produces MAEMKKEKAVIVFSGGQDSTTCLFWALEKFDEVEAVTFDYNQRHKLEIECAQNIAKELGVKHHILDMSLLNQLAPNALTRSDIEVKDGENGELPSTFVPGRNLLFLSFAGVLARQIGAKHIVTGVCETDFSGYPDCRDMFIKSLNVTLNLAMDESLVIDTPLMWLNKAETWALADQLGAFDFVREKTLTCYNGIIADGCGECPACKLRKKGLSEYLSVRKES; encoded by the coding sequence ATTGCAGAAATGAAAAAAGAAAAAGCTGTAATCGTGTTTAGTGGTGGTCAAGATAGTACAACATGCTTGTTCTGGGCACTTGAAAAATTTGATGAAGTTGAGGCAGTAACATTTGATTATAATCAACGACACAAACTAGAAATTGAATGTGCGCAAAATATTGCAAAAGAACTTGGTGTAAAGCATCATATTCTAGATATGTCACTACTCAATCAATTGGCCCCAAATGCGTTAACCCGAAGTGATATAGAGGTGAAGGATGGAGAAAATGGTGAACTGCCTTCCACTTTTGTGCCAGGACGTAACCTATTATTCCTTTCCTTTGCCGGCGTACTCGCAAGACAAATTGGTGCGAAACATATTGTCACGGGTGTGTGTGAAACAGATTTCAGCGGTTATCCTGATTGCAGGGATATGTTTATAAAATCATTAAATGTTACATTAAACTTGGCGATGGATGAATCTCTTGTGATTGATACACCACTAATGTGGTTAAATAAAGCTGAAACTTGGGCTTTAGCTGATCAATTAGGTGCTTTTGACTTTGTTCGAGAAAAAACATTAACCTGTTATAACGGAATTATTGCAGACGGATGTGGAGAATGTCCTGCTTGTAAGTTAAGAAAAAAAGGTCTTTCGGAATATTTAAGTGTTCGAAAGGAGTCTTAA
- the queD gene encoding 6-carboxytetrahydropterin synthase QueD, whose amino-acid sequence MYGFKIVDHLQKIDEDIQRTQLKYHAKRVLVSKEFTFDAAHHLHCYDGKCKNLHGHTYRVIFGISGYTDERGLMIDFGDIKTIWKEKIEIYLDHRYLNETLPLMNTTAENMVVWIYEKMAEALLEDHSHKNVRVEFVRLYETPTSYAEARREWMEVE is encoded by the coding sequence ATGTATGGATTTAAAATTGTCGATCATCTTCAAAAAATTGATGAAGATATTCAAAGAACTCAATTAAAATACCATGCTAAACGTGTTCTTGTAAGTAAGGAATTTACATTTGATGCAGCTCATCATCTTCACTGTTATGATGGCAAGTGTAAAAATTTACACGGTCACACCTATAGGGTGATTTTTGGTATTAGTGGTTATACAGATGAACGAGGTTTAATGATTGATTTTGGAGATATCAAAACCATTTGGAAAGAAAAAATTGAAATTTATCTGGATCATCGTTATTTAAACGAAACATTACCTTTAATGAATACAACTGCAGAAAACATGGTTGTTTGGATCTATGAAAAGATGGCAGAAGCTTTACTAGAAGACCATTCACATAAAAATGTACGAGTAGAATTTGTACGATTGTATGAAACACCAACGAGCTATGCTGAAGCAAGACGGGAGTGGATGGAAGTTGAGTAA
- the queE gene encoding 7-carboxy-7-deazaguanine synthase QueE produces MSKIPVLEIFGPTIQGEGMVIGQKTMFVRTAGCDYSCSWCDSAFTWDGSGKDQILQMSAEEIWNELKRIGGDGFSFVTISGGNPALLKSLDHFVTLLKAKGIQIGLETQGSRWQDWFYKIDELTLSPKPPSSGMKTNFAILDEILSNLKDHENGNHVSLKVVIFDDEDYLFGKEVHNRYPDVPFYFQVGNDDITTTNNTQLIHQLLQKYEWLIEKVISDHEVTNVKVLPQLHTYIWGNKRGV; encoded by the coding sequence TTGAGTAAAATTCCCGTATTAGAAATCTTCGGTCCAACAATTCAAGGTGAAGGAATGGTAATTGGGCAGAAAACAATGTTTGTGCGAACTGCTGGTTGTGATTATTCCTGTTCTTGGTGCGATTCTGCTTTTACGTGGGATGGTAGTGGAAAAGATCAAATACTTCAAATGTCTGCGGAAGAAATTTGGAATGAGTTGAAACGAATCGGTGGAGATGGATTTTCGTTTGTAACGATTTCGGGAGGTAACCCTGCATTATTGAAAAGTCTAGATCATTTCGTCACACTATTAAAGGCTAAAGGGATTCAAATTGGTCTGGAAACACAAGGAAGCAGATGGCAGGACTGGTTTTATAAGATCGACGAACTAACACTTTCCCCAAAACCACCTAGCTCTGGTATGAAAACAAATTTCGCTATTTTAGATGAAATTTTATCGAATTTAAAAGACCATGAGAACGGGAACCATGTTTCCTTAAAAGTTGTTATATTTGATGATGAAGATTATCTGTTTGGAAAAGAAGTACATAATCGTTATCCGGATGTACCGTTCTATTTTCAGGTAGGTAATGATGATATTACAACTACTAATAATACACAGTTAATCCACCAACTTTTACAAAAGTATGAATGGTTAATCGAAAAAGTAATTTCAGATCACGAAGTTACAAATGTAAAAGTATTACCACAATTGCATACGTATATTTGGGGAAATAAAAGAGGGGTATAA
- a CDS encoding methyl-accepting chemotaxis protein: MSIRKKLMAGLGTSILITIIACIVIFGQLSKINNQYKSTINRGLPQINSTAKIENLSTKKGLLIRSYLLGNKDALDTLMQTRKELNDEIEHLGQQLQRPKAKEMLAQVSTEITNYDQIADQVIELERNGKSKEANQLTNTEGAAELKKATDNTRELADYVKTLFSQTEAQAQATASTAFTTGMVIIILAILLGILITLYMDRIISRPLSTLNKSVTVIANGDLTEPAIQIHSKDEVGELATSFNKMKDSLKELIGSLAVSSERLSASAEELSASTQEVSASSIEVSQNLDHTVQTAESNTYAAKESALAMDETAAGVQKIAESAQNLHSSAGETFDIANIGQEKITNAEQQMMLIHSSTKNTTNLIQSLSKQSEEIGNILKVITDITEQTNLLALNAAIEAARAGEHGKGFAVVADEVRKLAEESKQSASQIESLTVDIQHHTKDVERAILSNLETVEDGVHLIQDAGESFDHIVQAVDRMKAEIEDVSAITEEISATAEQVAASVSEIASSTTHSTEQMELISSNLQQVTATIEEISSVSNELTNEAVEQNELVQKFKI, translated from the coding sequence ATGTCTATAAGAAAAAAGCTTATGGCCGGATTGGGTACATCAATTTTAATAACCATCATTGCATGTATCGTTATTTTCGGTCAGCTATCAAAGATTAATAATCAATATAAATCGACTATAAATAGAGGATTGCCTCAGATTAACTCAACCGCCAAAATAGAAAATTTATCCACTAAAAAGGGATTGTTAATTAGATCTTACTTATTAGGAAACAAAGATGCATTGGATACATTAATGCAAACTCGAAAAGAATTAAATGATGAAATCGAACATTTAGGCCAGCAATTACAACGACCAAAAGCAAAAGAAATGCTAGCACAAGTTTCAACTGAAATTACAAATTACGACCAGATTGCAGATCAAGTGATTGAATTAGAGAGAAACGGAAAAAGCAAAGAAGCAAATCAGTTAACCAATACTGAGGGAGCTGCAGAATTAAAAAAAGCGACTGACAATACACGTGAACTAGCTGATTATGTGAAAACGTTATTTTCACAAACTGAAGCACAAGCGCAAGCAACAGCTTCAACAGCATTTACTACTGGAATGGTTATTATCATTCTTGCAATCCTTTTGGGAATATTGATCACTCTTTATATGGATCGTATCATTTCTAGACCATTATCAACATTAAATAAATCGGTAACAGTGATTGCTAATGGAGATTTAACTGAGCCTGCTATTCAAATTCACTCAAAGGATGAAGTAGGAGAGCTTGCAACATCGTTTAATAAAATGAAAGATTCTTTAAAAGAATTAATTGGTTCGTTGGCAGTTAGTTCGGAACGTTTAAGTGCATCGGCTGAAGAATTATCAGCTTCAACACAAGAAGTGTCTGCCTCATCAATTGAAGTGTCTCAAAATCTTGATCATACAGTTCAAACCGCAGAATCGAATACATACGCAGCTAAAGAAAGTGCATTGGCTATGGATGAAACAGCTGCAGGGGTTCAAAAAATTGCAGAATCTGCTCAAAACTTGCATAGTTCTGCAGGTGAAACTTTTGATATTGCAAATATTGGACAAGAAAAAATTACAAATGCAGAACAACAAATGATGCTGATTCATTCTTCAACAAAGAATACGACAAATTTAATCCAATCATTAAGTAAACAATCAGAAGAAATAGGCAACATTTTAAAAGTAATTACAGATATAACAGAACAAACAAATCTTCTGGCATTAAATGCTGCAATAGAAGCAGCGAGAGCAGGGGAACATGGAAAAGGATTTGCAGTAGTAGCTGATGAAGTGCGTAAATTAGCAGAGGAATCCAAACAGTCAGCTAGTCAAATTGAGTCTTTAACAGTTGATATTCAGCATCATACAAAAGATGTAGAAAGAGCAATCTTATCAAATTTAGAGACTGTTGAAGATGGTGTACATTTAATCCAAGATGCAGGTGAATCATTTGATCATATTGTACAAGCAGTTGATCGTATGAAAGCGGAAATTGAAGATGTATCGGCGATTACTGAAGAAATCTCAGCAACAGCTGAGCAAGTTGCAGCTTCTGTATCTGAAATTGCATCTTCAACCACTCATTCCACAGAACAAATGGAATTAATATCTTCTAATTTACAACAAGTTACCGCAACTATTGAGGAAATTTCATCAGTTTCAAATGAGTTAACAAATGAAGCAGTTGAACAAAATGAATTAGTTCAAAAGTTTAAAATTTAG
- a CDS encoding methyl-accepting chemotaxis protein: protein MSVQRKISLGFIILFVYIMILMGYNDNRMNRVIDSFNHVINQNIKSINLVNSVKSDLANEGLYLRGFLIDDNASNKQKVLVYQDKLSKSIEELQKNADSKKMKDYTAMMSDLMSNYSKVITSIIQLKESGNSDDAVSQLTSAESSNHDMMSMIASAEKYQQDELKAAQENVDHIAQVAKIVAFVIAIGGMITALLFINRVRRLVVKPLLQVVEGAKKIAAGDLLQEDITIKSKDELAVLATSFNEMKKNLQTVINHISEGSRQLSSSIEELAASTEEISNAADEVSNSVEETSQGAIDSAEIAKDAVTAMHETSTGVQRIAEASQTLFEQAKKATELADNGGKILQVAKGQVQLISESTNQTNDLINRLKKQATEIQVMTKAITDISEQTNLLALNAAIEAARAGEHGKGFAVVADEVRKLAEESKNSAEKIVNLTNTIQVDTEVVAKSVTNSLKNVEEGVYVITNASDAFGHIVNSVEEMTNRLEDVTATSEQLSAASEEVTASVEEISNHSQLAAQATSNISGSVEEQNATLQEMNSVVQELSKQAVELQELTQQFKV, encoded by the coding sequence TTGTCTGTACAAAGAAAAATAAGCCTAGGATTTATAATTTTGTTTGTCTATATCATGATTTTAATGGGGTACAATGACAATCGAATGAATCGTGTTATTGATTCTTTTAATCACGTAATTAATCAGAACATTAAAAGTATTAATTTAGTGAACAGCGTAAAATCTGATTTAGCAAATGAAGGATTATATTTAAGAGGGTTCCTCATCGATGACAATGCTTCAAATAAGCAAAAAGTTCTTGTATACCAAGATAAGTTATCAAAATCAATTGAAGAGCTTCAAAAAAATGCAGATTCGAAAAAAATGAAAGATTATACTGCAATGATGAGTGATTTAATGTCCAATTATAGTAAAGTAATCACTTCGATCATTCAACTAAAAGAATCAGGCAATAGTGATGATGCAGTGTCTCAATTGACAAGCGCAGAATCTTCTAATCATGACATGATGAGTATGATTGCATCTGCTGAAAAATATCAGCAAGATGAGTTAAAAGCTGCCCAAGAAAATGTAGATCATATTGCTCAAGTAGCAAAAATAGTTGCGTTTGTTATTGCAATTGGTGGTATGATTACAGCACTATTATTTATCAATCGAGTTAGAAGATTAGTAGTTAAACCATTGCTACAAGTTGTCGAAGGTGCGAAAAAAATTGCTGCTGGCGATTTACTTCAAGAGGACATAACCATCAAGTCAAAAGACGAATTAGCAGTTTTAGCAACATCTTTTAACGAAATGAAAAAGAATTTACAAACAGTAATCAATCATATCAGTGAAGGTTCTCGACAATTATCTTCATCTATTGAAGAGCTAGCAGCATCTACGGAAGAAATCTCAAATGCAGCTGATGAGGTTTCTAATAGTGTTGAAGAGACATCACAAGGTGCAATCGATTCTGCAGAAATTGCAAAGGATGCAGTTACTGCTATGCACGAAACATCAACTGGTGTACAACGAATTGCTGAAGCATCACAAACGCTGTTTGAACAAGCGAAAAAAGCTACGGAACTTGCAGATAATGGTGGCAAAATTCTTCAAGTAGCAAAAGGACAAGTCCAATTAATATCAGAATCTACAAATCAAACCAATGATTTAATCAATCGTCTAAAAAAACAAGCAACTGAAATTCAAGTGATGACGAAAGCCATTACGGATATATCAGAGCAAACAAATTTATTGGCCTTAAATGCAGCAATCGAAGCAGCAAGAGCTGGTGAACATGGTAAAGGATTTGCTGTAGTTGCTGATGAAGTACGCAAATTAGCGGAGGAATCCAAAAATTCAGCAGAGAAAATTGTTAACTTAACCAATACAATTCAAGTAGATACAGAAGTTGTAGCAAAATCAGTTACCAATAGCTTGAAGAATGTCGAAGAGGGTGTGTATGTCATTACAAATGCCTCAGATGCATTTGGACATATTGTGAACTCAGTTGAGGAAATGACGAACCGATTGGAAGATGTTACAGCTACATCTGAACAACTTTCAGCAGCTTCAGAAGAAGTGACAGCATCCGTTGAAGAAATATCGAATCATTCACAACTAGCTGCACAAGCTACAAGTAATATCTCAGGTTCTGTAGAAGAACAAAATGCGACTTTACAAGAAATGAATAGTGTAGTACAAGAATTAAGTAAACAAGCAGTTGAGTTACAAGAATTAACGCAACAATTCAAAGTATAA
- a CDS encoding ATP-binding protein — protein sequence MEIYSLSGPSGTGKSTAALSFAHDHGIEGIIDDGLLIVKGKKVAGTSAKFEKSAFKAVKRAIFMDENHLKEVQNAINDLALTKLLIIGTSDRMTNNIAERLAIGKINYYTHIEDLKTSGEMKLAKFIRKTEGKHIMPIPVVQVEQNFFKRFIQKGMEIFSPKREKIGETTIVQPDFHQAIGHIEKQRFIDNIKHACEEDELVQKVTKIQFDLFPLPHTTINTVLRGPIKLNEKMPILQLQQKIKHKFEEEFELELQSINIHLVSIQYENNKEPVIHR from the coding sequence TTGGAAATCTATTCGTTAAGTGGACCAAGTGGAACTGGGAAAAGTACAGCAGCTCTTTCATTTGCACATGATCACGGAATTGAAGGGATAATCGATGACGGTTTGCTCATTGTAAAAGGAAAGAAAGTTGCTGGAACTTCAGCAAAATTTGAAAAAAGTGCTTTTAAAGCCGTAAAACGAGCCATATTTATGGATGAAAATCATCTAAAAGAAGTACAAAATGCGATTAATGATTTAGCATTAACTAAACTATTAATTATTGGTACATCTGATCGAATGACAAATAATATAGCAGAAAGATTAGCTATTGGTAAAATCAACTATTATACTCATATAGAAGATTTAAAAACATCCGGTGAGATGAAACTAGCCAAATTTATTAGGAAGACTGAAGGGAAACACATTATGCCCATTCCCGTTGTACAGGTTGAGCAAAACTTCTTTAAACGATTTATCCAAAAAGGTATGGAAATTTTCTCTCCTAAACGAGAAAAGATTGGGGAAACAACAATCGTTCAACCAGACTTTCATCAAGCTATCGGACATATAGAAAAACAAAGATTTATTGACAATATTAAGCATGCATGCGAAGAAGATGAATTAGTACAAAAAGTAACGAAAATTCAGTTTGATTTATTCCCTTTGCCTCATACGACCATCAATACCGTCTTAAGAGGACCGATTAAATTAAATGAAAAAATGCCAATCCTTCAACTACAACAAAAGATTAAACATAAATTTGAAGAAGAGTTTGAGTTAGAATTACAAAGTATCAATATACACCTAGTGTCTATTCAGTATGAAAATAATAAGGAACCAGTTATTCATAGATAA
- a CDS encoding enoyl-CoA hydratase/isomerase family protein produces the protein MKVSTTRLEKEDAKIIYQETAGLAIITIRRPQAKNALTAHMWDELRLIALQALDNPKNKVLLIRGYGQQFTAGSDIKEFNAISLEESEEAFVRMEKTISTIEHLPIPTIAVINGPAMGAGLELALACDLRVGSDKAKLGIPVGKLGITLNNKFAARLVNLIGPSMTKDLVYTGRALKTEEAYRVGMLNYIAQEKDLDRYAIRLGKLVASMSPASLLAVKKSVQECIESAPVLWKTSTPFVDAHDFPEGVRAFVEKRPPQFKRLP, from the coding sequence ATGAAAGTTTCGACTACAAGACTAGAAAAAGAAGATGCCAAAATTATTTATCAAGAAACAGCAGGTTTAGCTATTATAACGATTCGTCGACCACAAGCCAAAAATGCACTTACGGCACATATGTGGGACGAACTTCGTTTGATTGCTTTACAGGCATTAGATAATCCTAAAAATAAAGTATTGCTTATACGAGGTTATGGTCAACAATTTACAGCAGGTTCAGATATAAAAGAATTCAATGCTATTTCTTTAGAAGAATCCGAAGAAGCATTTGTTCGTATGGAAAAAACAATTTCTACAATTGAACATTTACCGATTCCTACAATTGCTGTTATTAATGGACCTGCAATGGGCGCCGGATTGGAACTTGCTCTTGCTTGCGATCTAAGGGTTGGTTCAGATAAAGCAAAACTAGGAATCCCAGTAGGAAAATTAGGCATCACTTTAAATAATAAATTCGCTGCTCGCCTTGTGAATCTAATTGGCCCTAGCATGACAAAAGATTTAGTTTATACCGGACGTGCTCTCAAAACAGAAGAAGCTTATCGAGTTGGTATGTTAAATTATATTGCACAAGAAAAAGATTTGGATCGTTATGCGATTCGATTAGGCAAGCTTGTCGCATCTATGTCACCTGCATCTTTGCTTGCTGTCAAAAAATCTGTTCAAGAATGTATTGAATCTGCACCTGTTCTTTGGAAAACTTCTACACCATTTGTTGATGCGCATGATTTTCCTGAAGGTGTTCGAGCATTTGTAGAAAAAAGACCACCACAATTTAAACGTTTACCATAA
- a CDS encoding alpha/beta hydrolase, which yields MKLLAPQPFTLEGDRRAVLLLHGFTGSTKDVKKLGQYLNKQGYTCHAPMYRGHGVSPEEILKYGAKYWWEDVTRGYHHLKELGYEEIAVVGISLGGVFTLKVGAEFPVKGVVSMCAPIKRRSKEGLFERLYNYARTYKQFEGKSEEQIEKELEELKNLPRNAIEEIQKMIQHTSDEIEEIHAPTLVLQGELDDSIYRESAPFIYDTVETEDKELIWYHNSGHIITLGKEREKVFEDTLHFLDELDWSEEAKMSKIRA from the coding sequence ATGAAGTTATTGGCACCGCAACCATTTACTTTAGAGGGAGATCGTCGAGCTGTATTATTATTGCACGGATTTACTGGAAGTACAAAAGATGTTAAAAAATTAGGGCAGTATTTAAATAAACAAGGTTATACATGTCATGCACCAATGTATCGAGGTCATGGAGTAAGTCCAGAGGAAATTTTAAAATATGGTGCTAAATACTGGTGGGAAGATGTGACAAGAGGATATCATCATCTTAAAGAATTAGGCTATGAAGAAATTGCTGTTGTCGGTATTTCTTTAGGTGGTGTCTTTACCTTAAAAGTTGGTGCAGAATTTCCTGTCAAAGGTGTAGTTTCTATGTGTGCACCTATTAAACGAAGATCAAAAGAGGGACTTTTTGAACGTTTATATAACTACGCAAGAACTTACAAACAATTTGAAGGTAAAAGTGAAGAGCAAATTGAAAAAGAACTTGAGGAATTGAAAAATTTACCAAGAAATGCAATTGAAGAAATTCAAAAAATGATTCAACATACATCAGATGAAATAGAAGAAATTCATGCTCCAACACTTGTATTACAAGGAGAACTTGATGATTCTATTTATCGAGAAAGTGCTCCTTTTATTTATGATACTGTTGAAACTGAAGACAAAGAACTTATTTGGTATCATAATTCAGGTCACATCATTACGTTAGGTAAAGAACGTGAAAAAGTATTTGAAGATACACTTCATTTTTTAGATGAATTAGACTGGTCAGAAGAAGCTAAAATGAGTAAGATTCGTGCATAA